The following are encoded together in the Danaus plexippus chromosome 15, MEX_DaPlex, whole genome shotgun sequence genome:
- the LOC116766389 gene encoding uncharacterized protein LOC116766389: MKSKDNPNELPVNLSKNQISRMKSKQLNSKRSDDFTPPDGGWGWMIVVAAGLSNLAALPTLQQFGLLFRDKFARLAITSSETTTIINMHSALNSCVGLANGPVFKTFSYRQVSLTGAIVVFISLLCTTFSYNFMTYLISISILYGAGYGISSSANALALNTYWKERRRLATGLSWTATGLGPILWPHIITALFAMFGETGTMLLLCGFSLHSIACALLLQPVEWHTKQRDPKDKDAEMLLKTEHKSNTVDDNKKDESGYFSQVSKIKNLSLFSSQYLYNEDDPVTPGYEITDPGVPMMLRANDGYYSQSRQSKSKISSRDGSAKNSTLNSKKTSMSNLLEDRSRKSSTLYLNESKKNSSANLGALAQERDTKQSNKPKRKTSITINTQILESEVEDCPTLKAPQDLKPDEKVVVENIDPEKAKIIADRAEKHFVGTRSIKSFKMDGQYGEQYNKDNHSNISFKNPEENEERKYLKDNHSNQSYRTRNRRKSNNFNYESEVLKQASLKLEEYLKENEDTKPADKYKILVTAPVATDTFDDKKDDKKKYEEEEEEEEVPVSFCEKVALFFDLDLLKDFTFINLMLGVTLASFNELNFSILTPFILGDFGLSKPQVAFFMSLLAGVDITVRFCVPFVAGKIGWDNNTFFLVGVLSMAMGRVVLAYWQDYTVIILVAFIIGFGKGLRTVFMALVIPTHVPLHKLPGASGLQLMTAGIVYLALGPVVGWIKDNASTAVTLHCLNIFTYLTAISWGLEKYFITKRLKKEAELTKVDVTNFTLKSSFETMSPSMNKVPPEGGYGWVVTFAYALNNVVVLPLIAGFGLIFQEAFDETGLSATQGTLVIILNHGFGMLLSFFGGPVLRRFGYRKVAVVGALLITSGLILTSIASNFWIFIFSYSIINSMGVAAVMAAFSLAINSFFKEKRGRAIGVGMSITGLGAIYMPLLMSLLMNTYGWRYAVLILGGICLHSLLGACLLRPAKWYLKDPPQDEAMVPLNVEVDSNHVDQISTEPLSFSDAELSRHLEENLKNGMAKSASIRSLSTTNGPHTRNAVSHPDIRKVDSDPPLAASRYKWWESQEINLSSSINIFKEIDQPRKKEIDFNEYIMEKEGIKKTMVQRFVDFFDLTLLRDPIFVNILLGLSIASCVETNFSLLLPIIMKDMLKFDTSDIAKIMAVVGFSDTVFRLVSPFIGEWCNKPPRVMYLVSLLIIVFTRTIMLFTTSFSGMLLVALAMGVTKGVRTVYMNIIIPSYVPLERLPFASGIQMFINGVIIITIGSLLGRIRDLSGSYRIPITVLNIVTMLTVVLWSAEFLYSKLKNKTNEQSS, translated from the exons GAATGGACCGGTattcaaaacttttagttaccgCCAAGTTTCTTTGACGGGGGCCATAGTGGTCTTTATATCATTGCTTTGTACTACATTCTCTTACAATTTCATGacgtatttaatatctatatcgATTCTGTACG GAGCTGGTTATGGCATCAGTAGTTCCGCCAATGCTCTAGCTTTAAATACTTACTGGAAGGAAAGACGCCGGCTAGCAACTGGTCTTTCTTGGACCGCTACTGGTCTGGGGCCTATTCTATGGCCTCATATCATTACAGCGTTATTTGCTATGTTTGGTGAGACAGGAACAATGTTGCTTCTATGTGGATTCTCATTACACTCCATTGCGTGTGCGCTTCTCCTACAACCAGTAGAATGGCATACAAAACAAAGAGATCCAAAAGATAAAGATGctgaaatgttattaaaaacagaaCACAAATCAAATACGGttgatgataataaaaaagacgAAAGTGGGTATTTCAGCCAGGTCtctaaaattaagaatttaagcCTATTTTCAAgccaatatctttataatgaaGATGATCCCGTGACTCCAGGTTACGAAATAACAGACCCTGGTGTGCCTATGATGTTACGGGCAAATGACGGTTATTACAGTCAATCTAGGCAGTCAAAAAGTAAGATCTCGTCTAGAGATGGATCAGCAAAAAATTCcacattaaattcaaaaaagacGTCCATGTCGAATTTACTAGAAGATCGATCTAGGAAATCTTCTACTTTGTATTTAAACGAGTCAAAGAAAAACTCATCGGCAAATTTGGGAGCTTTAGCACAGGAGAGAGACACAAAACAAAGTAACAAACCCAAACGAAAAACttcaataactattaatactcAAATTCTCGAGTCAGAAGTAGAAGACTGCCCGACACTCAAGGCTCCCCAAGATTTAAAGCCCGATGAAAAAGTTGTGGTTGAAAATATAGATCCAGAAAAAGCTAAGATCATTGCTGACAGAGCTGAAAAACACTTTGTGGGGACTAGAagcataaaatcttttaaaatggACGGACAGTATGGAGAACAGTATAATAAAGACAATCACAGTaacatatcatttaaaaacccAGAAGAGAATGAGGAacgcaaatatttaaaagacaacCACAGTAATCAATCATATCGCACTCGAAATAGGCGGAAATcgaataactttaattacgAAAGTGAAGTTCTGAAACAAGCCTCTTTAAAAttagaagaatatttaaaagaaaatgaagatACTAAGCCagcagataaatataaaatacttgtgACTGCTCCAGTAGCTACTGACActtttgatgataaaaaagacgataagaaaaaatatgaagaagaagaagaagaagaggaAGTACCAGTTTCCTTTTGTGAAAAAGTAGCACTATTTTTTGATTTAGATCTCCTCAAAGattttactttcataaatCTAATGTTAGGTGTGACCTTGGCAAGTTTTAATGAACTTAACTTTTCAATCTTAACTCCGTTTATTTTGGGTGATTTCGGATTGAGCAAACCTCAAGTTGCATTTTTCATGTCATTGTTAGCGGGTGTTGACATAACTGTGAGGTTTTGTGTGCCATTCGTGGCCGGGAAGATTGGATGGGATAATAATACATTCTTTCTCGTTGGGGTACTTTCTATGGCGATGGGGAGAGTTG TATTGGCATATTGGCAGGATTATACGGTAATCATCCTAGTGGCTTTTATCATAGGCTTTGGTAAAGGTCTTCGGACGGTCTTCATGGCGCTAGTCATTCCTACTCATGTTCCTTTACATAAACTGCCAGGGGCTTCTGGTTTACAGCTGATGACAGCTGGAATAGTGTACCTCGCATTAGGACCAGTAGTCG GTTGGATCAAAGACAACGCATCTACAGCAGTCACACTTCACTGCCTAAACATATTTACGTATTTAACGGCCATTTCCTGGGgtctagaaaaatatttcataacaaaaagaTTGAAAAAAGAAGCTGAACTCACGAAAGTG GATGTGACAAATTTCACGCTTAAATCGAGTTTTGAGACGATGTCTCCGTCTATGAACAAAGTGCCCCCTGAAGGGGGCTATGGATGGGTTGTCACTTTCGCCTATGCCTTGAACAAT GTAGTTGTTCTCCCTTTAATTGCCGgttttggtttaatttttcaaGAAGCGTTTGACGAGACAGGTTTGTCTGCAACACAAGGGACTCTAGTCATTATACTAAACCATGGTTTCGGAATGCTGCTGTCATTCTTCGGCGGCCCTGTTCTTCGACGTTTTGGATACAGAAAAGTGGCAGTCGTCGGTGCTTTATTGATTACATCCGGGCTTATTCTGACCTCTATTGCCAGCAACTTCTGgatattcatattttcttacaGCATAATAAACT CAATGGGAGTTGCAGCAGTCATGGCAGCCTTTTCTTTAGCAATAAATTCATTCTTTAAAGAGAAAAGAGGTCGTGCAATTGGTGTTGGCATGTCCATTACAGGTCTAGGAGCAATATATATGCCGCTTCTTATGAGTTTGCTTATGAATACCTACGGCTGGAGGTACGCTGTACTTATTTTAGGAGGTATTTGCCTGCATTCATTATTAGGAGCGTGTTTACTTAGACCGGCAAAATGGTACTTAAAAGACCCACCTCAAGATGAAGCAATGGTACCTTTAAACGTCGAAGTTGATTCAAATCACGTTGATCAGATCAGCACTGAACCATTAAGTTTTTCAG ATGCGGAATTATCAAGACATTTAGaagaaaatctaaaaaatGGTATGGCAAAAAGTGCTTCAATCAGATCTTTATCAACTACAAACGGTCCTCATACAAGAAACGCTGTATCTCATCCAGATATAAGAAAAGTAGATTCAGATCCGCCTCTAGCTGCTTCTAGATATAAATGGTGGGAATCtcaagaaattaatttgagtagctctattaatatatttaaagaaatcgaTCAGCCCCGAAAAAAAGAGATCGATTTTAATGAGTATATAATGGAAAAAGAGGGTATAAAAAAGACTATGGTCCAAAGATTTGTCGATTTCTTTGACCTTACACTCCTTAGAGATCCTATATTCGTCAATATACTTCTTGGTTTGTCGATCGCCTCTTGTGTGGAGACAAATTTTTCTCTGTTATTGCCTATTATCATGAAAGATATGTTGAAATTCGATACTTCCGATATTGCGAAAATAATGGCAGTAGTTGGATTCTCAGATACAGTATTCAGACTGGTCTCCCCGTTTATAGGTGAATGGTGCAATAAACCTCCAAGGGTTATGTATTTGGTTAGCTTGCTCATAATCGTCTTTACAAGAACAA taATGTTATTCACGACATCTTTTAGCGGTATGTTACTCGTTGCTCTGGCTATGGGAGTGACCAAAGGCGTCAGAACCgtgtatatgaatattataataccaaGTTACGTGCCTTTAGAAAGACTGCCTTTCGCTTCCGGCATTCAGATGTTCATCAATGGAGTTATAATCATCACTATCGGATCACTTCTGG GTCGGATACGCGACTTGTCAGGATCCTACAGAATACCAATTACAGTTTTGAACATCGTGACGATGCTTACGGTAGTTTTGTGGAGCGCCGAGTTCTTGTACTCCAAGCTGAAGAATAAAACTAACGAGCAATCTTCTTAA
- the LOC116766246 gene encoding uncharacterized protein LOC116766246: MEVVPILTVLLIALLPSCKCEPTNGHNYNNGNAASNFGDVLRPPPPPLPPIAPVPFHGGVGRLQRHNNDLGYLNQPPPPSLPPPTIAPAKFNFPAPFYKQYNFNFVPPPQPFTTTPSPTIFQKLSGWLFSSQQVSDSESPINVAPLKKDCNPCNAVPWLPVIRYGLDSEKERQNINPSYGSPHLSTISDLNTVNSVPQPFQSQNLNFNPTGTPHAIYGQPPVSHNKYFKTPSSTYGPPSPTHIVPVINENPLNTPYPIPSSSLYDLPSVSNFPSSSYLPSSTYTLGSTYKPISSSYISTSIVHENKFSTTTHYPIALGYKPEFFNKNVPNQKHINNIRQLDLSLEQQLPKVSNPTGFRNSYGEPIVNSYALDIPVSAAESIKVNTEVHSNDTTKSNISNVSLALANPAPFSLNRGRNIHTLQPVALPNLSVSPLPPIFNARPFRPLPIKYPYNVIQDNLISNNLNIDKSVPIAEYTHLEYPTTIIQSPVIDIDALKKINNSKGYRNIENSYVIDEVRDISPQASEDHTHISKSKQEASFESIGPDLNNDLYDAGIPLEIIQPPDFPYNHKASFADLRGVKDEDVDKYRTESNLQYIDSPLLYLKPSAPHKNYKNFGFTTSTTEKGADYEIYDEHPTTASPELPTVTSSWDEQKHSLDKESSSSIVAQENVGRPKIIQIIVPYTTDKRHDKNENMLPHQQKWVLNTEKEYQARKIHDNTENYFETVATEGYTNLNTVTEESVSTGTEQYNKAKSNDMYDVKEPPFDIIKLQRTIDDWTEQEYSNLYGSSQRSRSNEKYAKQIPDEYFTTINPVTGYVTDMNGDNYDLFDHEGSSSIQHAVTDNKTNIFAINRNDYNTLEKNKNVHHSAKNDEIGLKKGFNIYTVSSNFRSTTSTTTAAPWEKIQTSISPLTNEKVYVVTSKPWRENVTKESNLDKIYDEKHTDDTIDTDDLPFKSPRFFNRPLYGFTSDAIDLEKLDSPYGYSSGWHRRINNLGNEREEGNTSVEDESDLIPITTKDT, encoded by the exons ATACTTACGGTTCTCCTCATAGCATTACTACCTTCATGTAAATGTGAACCAACTAATGgacacaattataataatggaaaTGCTGCATCAAATTTCGGCGATGTATTGCGACCACCGCCACCACCGCTGCCGCCGATAGCGCCAGTACCATTTCACGGAGGAGTTGGAAGATTACAACGTCACAATAATGATCTGGGTTATTTGAACCAACCTCCTCCACCATCGTTACCACCGCCAACGATTGCTCCAGCCAAATTCAATTTCCCAGCTCCTTTTTATAAgcagtataattttaactttgttcCTCCTCCACAACCTTTTACAACGACTCCATCGCCTACCATATTCCAAAAACTATCAGGATGGCTCTTCTCATCCCAACAAGTTTCTGATTCAGAGTCACCAATAAATGTAGCTCCATTAAAAAAGGACTGCAATCCCTGTAATGCTGTGCCATGGTTACCTGTAATAAGATATGGTTTAGATTCTGAAAAAGAAcgtcaaaatattaatcctTCTTACGGATCGCCGCATTTATCAACTATTTCTGATTTGAATACGGTTAATAGTGTCCCTCAACCCTTTCAGTCCCAAAATCTTAACTTTAATCCCACAGGTACTCCTCATGCCATATATGGTCAACCACCTGTGTcccataataaatatttcaaaacaccGAGTTCCACTTACGGACCACCAAGTCCGACCCATATCGTTCCCGTTATAAACGAAAATCCTTTAAACACCCCATATCCTATACCTAGTAGTTCTCTTTATGATCTACCAAGTGTTTCTAATTTTCCGTCTTCATCCTATTTACCCAGTTCAACTTATACACTTGGGTCAACTTATAAACCTATTTCTTCTTCATATATATCTACATCTATCGTTCAtgagaataaattttctaCCACAACTCATTACCCAATTGCCTTGGGATACAAACcagaatttttcaataaaaatgtacctaatcagaaacatataaataacatacgaCAGTTGGATCTGTCTTTAGAACAACAATTACCAAAAGTTTCAAACCCCACCGGATTCAGAAACTCTTATGGCGAACCAATCGTTAATTCTTATGCTCTAGATATTCCAGTATCCGCTGCCGAatctataaaagttaatactGAAGTTCATTCCAATGATACAACTAAAtctaatatttcaaatgtttcaTTAGCCTTAGCAAATCCAGCGccatttagtttaaatagaGGAAGGAATATTCACACATTGCAGCCGGTAGCATTACCCAATTTGAGCGTGTCACCACTTCCCCCAATATTTAATGCTCGCCCATTCCGGCCACTTCCTATAAAATATCCATATAATGTCATACAAGATAAtctcatttcaaataatttaaacatcgaTAAAAGTGTTCCCATTGCAGAATATACTCATTTAGAATATCCAACAACAATTATTCAATCCCCTGTAATAGACATAGAcgccttaaaaaaaataaacaacagtAAAGGCTAcagaaatatagaaaatagttATGTTATAGATGAAGTTCGTGATATATCCCCTCAAGCTTCCGAAGATCACACacatatatcaaaatcaaaacaagAAGCTAGTTTTGAAAGTATTGGTCCTGATCTTAACAACGATTTATATGATGCCGGTATTCCACTGGAAATTATACAACCACCCGACTTTCCATACAACCATAAAGCTAGTTTCGCTGATTTACGGGGAGTCAAAGATGAAGACGTGGACAAATATCGTACTGAAAGTAATCTTCAGTATATAGATTCacctttgttatatttaaaaccgaGTGCACCacacaaaaattacaaaaactttgGATTTACGACGTCAACTACAGAGAAAGGAGcagattatgaaatttatgatGAGCATCCAACAACAGCTTCACCTGAACTACCCACGGTAACTTCTTCCTGGGATGAACAGAAACATTCGCTTGATAAGGAATCATCCTCGTCTATTGTTGCTCAGGAAAATGTAGGTAGacctaaaattattcaaattattgtaCCCTATACCACTGACAAAAGGCACGataaaaatgagaatatgTTACCTCATCAACAAAAATGGGTGTTAAATACTGAAAAAGAATATCAAGCTAGAAAAATTCATGATAACACTGAGAACTATTTCGAAACTGTTGCAACAGAAGGTTATACTAACCTTAATACAGTGACAGAAGAATCTGTGTCAACTGGTACGGAGCAATATAATAAAGCTAAAAGTAATGATATGTATGATGTCAAAGAGCCAccatttgatataataaagctTCAACGTACTATAGACGATTGGACGGAGCAAGAATATTCCAATCTGTATGGAAGTTCACAGAGATCACGatctaatgaaaaatatgcaaaacaGATACCCGATGAGTACTTTACAACGATAAATCCTGTAACTGGTTACGTAACGGACATGAATGGCGACAATTACGATCTATTTGATCACGAGGGTTCAAGTAGTATACAACATGCTGTAACtgataataaaactaacatattCGCAATTAATCGTAATGATTACAATACATtagaaaagaataaaaatgttcaccATAGTGCCAAAAACGATGAGATTGGActcaaaaaaggttttaatatttacacagTGTCATCAAATTTTAGAAGTACAACAAGCACAACCACTGCTGCGCCATGGGAGAAAATACAGACATCAATATCTCCTCTCACTAACGAAAAAGTGTATGTTGTGACGTCGAAACCATGGAGAGAAAACGTAACAAAAGAATCGAATCtagacaaaatatatgacGAAAAACATACAGATGATACCATAGATACAGATGATTTACCATTCAAGTCACCTAGATTCTTTAACAGACCTTTATATGGTTTTACATCTGATGCCATCGACTTAGAAAAACTTGACTCACCATACGGTTATTCCAGCGGCTGGCACCGAAGAA TCAACAATTTAGGAAATGAAAGGGAGGAAGGAAATACTTCGGTAGAAGATGAATCTGATCTG ATTCCCATAACTACGAAAGATACTTAG